One genomic segment of Sminthopsis crassicaudata isolate SCR6 chromosome 2, ASM4859323v1, whole genome shotgun sequence includes these proteins:
- the LOC141553154 gene encoding lithostathine-1-alpha-like: MTLSATMSPSISGLLLACLLLPCLTQGKQEAPAPPSARSSCPQGFGFHGSHCYGVLGPQETWNTAELLCQSYPSGHLGSLLNEAEAAFVATMIMENGVGQSPVWIGLHDPNKNRRWKWSSNALYLYQAWETGFPAKTDPNHCVSLTPESGFQKWKDASCQKKHLYLCKFKA, from the exons ATGACTCTGTCTGCCACAATGTCCCCCAGCATCTCAGGGCTGCTCCTCGCCTGCCTGCTGCTCCCCTGCCTGACACAAG gcAAGCAGGAGGCCCCTGCACCCCCCTCTGCCAGGAGCTCCTGCCCCCAGGGCTTTGGCTTCCATGGCTCCCACTGCTATGGAGTATTGGGTCCCCAGGAGACCTGGAACACTGCTGAG CTGCTGTGCCAGAGCTACCCCTCGGGCCACCTGGGCTCCCTGCTCAACGAGGCTGAAGCCGCCTTTGTGGCCACCATGATCATGGAGAACGGGGTGGGTCAGAGCCCAGTCTGGATCGGGCTGCACGACCCCAACAAG AATCGCAGGTGGAAATGGAGCAGCAACGCCCTTTACCTCTACCAGGCCTGGGAGACGGGTTTCCCAGCAAAGACCGATCCTAACCACTGTGTGAGCCTGACTCCTGAGTCTG GATTCCAGAAGTGGAAAGATGCATCTTGTCAGAAGAAGCACCTCTACCTCTGCAAGTTCAAAGCTTAA
- the LOC141553157 gene encoding lithostathine-1-alpha-like, with protein MMLPAMMSPRVSGLLLACLLLPCLTQGQKEAPAPPSARSSCPQGFGFHGSHCYGVLGPQETWNTAELLCQGYPSGHLGSLLNEAEAAFVATMIVENGVGQSPVWIGLHDPNKNRRWKWSSNALYLYQAWETGFPAKTNPNHCVSLTPESGFQRWKDEPCQKKNLYLCKFRA; from the exons ATGATGCTGCCTGCCATGATGTCCCCCAGAGTCTCAGGGCTGCTCCTCGCCTGCCTGCTGCTCCCCTGCCTGACACAAG gcCAGAAGGAGGCCCCTGCACCCCCCTCTGCCAGGAGCTCCTGCCCCCAGGGCTTTGGCTTCCATGGCTCCCACTGCTATGGAGTATTGGGTCCCCAGGAGACCTGGAACACTGCCGAG CTGCTGTGCCAGGGCTACCCCTCGGGCCACCTGGGCTCCCTGCTCAACGAGGCTGAGGCTGCCTTTGTGGCCACCATGATTGTGGAGAATGGGGTTGGTCAGAGCCCAGTCTGGATCGGGCTGCACGACCCCAACAAG aatCGCAGGTGGAAATGGAGCAGCAACGCCCTTTACCTCTACCAGGCCTGGGAGACGGGCTTCCCAGCAAAGACCAATCCTAACCACTGTGTGAGCCTGACTCCTGAGTCTG GATTCCAGAGGTGGAAAGATGAACCTTGTCAGAAGAAGAACCTCTACCTCTGCAAGTTCAGAGCTTAA
- the LOC141553155 gene encoding lithostathine-1-alpha-like translates to MTLPAMMSPRVSGLLLACLLLPCLTQGQKEAPAPPSARSSCPQGFGFHGSHCYGVLGPQETWNTAELLCQGYPSGHLGSLLNEAEAAFVATMIMENGVGQSPVWIGLHDPNKNRRWKWSSNALYLYQAWETGFPAKSNPNHCVSLTPESGFQRWKDEPCQKKNLYLCKFRA, encoded by the exons ATGACACTGCCTGCCATGATGTCCCCCAGAGTCTCAGGGCTGCTCCTCGCCTGCCTGCTGCTCCCCTGCCTGACACAAG gcCAGAAGGAGGCCCCTGCACCCCCCTCTGCCAGGAGCTCCTGCCCCCAGGGCTTTGGCTTCCATGGCTCCCACTGCTATGGAGTATTGGGTCCCCAGGAGACCTGGAACACTGCCGAG CTGCTGTGCCAGGGCTACCCCTCGGGCCACCTGGGCTCCCTGCTCAACGAGGCTGAAGCCGCCTTTGTGGCCACCATGATCATGGAGAATGGGGTTGGTCAGAGCCCAGTCTGGATCGGGCTGCACGACCCCAACAAG aatCGCAGGTGGAAATGGAGCAGCAACGCCCTTTACCTCTACCAGGCCTGGGAGACGGGCTTCCCAGCAAAGAGCAATCCTAACCACTGTGTGAGCCTGACTCCTGAGTCTG GATTCCAGAGGTGGAAAGATGAACCTTGTCAGAAGAAGAACCTCTACCTCTGCAAGTTCAGAGCTTAA
- the LOC141553156 gene encoding lithostathine-1-alpha-like — protein sequence MTLPAMMSPRVSGLLLACLLLPCLTQGQQEAPAPPSARSSCPQGFGFHGSHCYGVLGPQETWNTAELLCQGYPSGHLGSLLNEAEAAFVATMIMENGVGQSPVWIGLHDPNKNRRWKWSSNALYLYQAWGTGFPAKTNPNYCVSLTPESGFQRWKDEPCQKKNLYLCKFRA from the exons ATGACACTGCCTGCCATGATGTCCCCCAGAGTCTCAGGGCTGCTCCTCGCCTGCCTGCTGCTCCCCTGCCTGACACAAG GCCAGCAGGAGGCCCCTGCACCCCCCTCTGCCAGGAGCTCTTGCCCCCAGGGCTTTGGCTTCCATGGCTCCCACTGCTATGGAGTATTGGGTCCCCAGGAGACCTGGAACACTGCCGAG CTGCTGTGCCAGGGCTACCCCTCGGGCCACCTGGGCTCCCTGCTCAACGAGGCTGAGGCTGCCTTTGTGGCCACCATGATCATGGAGAACGGGGTGGGTCAGAGCCCAGTCTGGATCGGGCTGCATGACCCCAACAAG AATCGCAGGTGGAAATGGAGCAGCAACGCCCTTTACCTCTACCAGGCCTGGGGGACGGGCTTCCCAGCAAAGACCAATCCTAACTATTGTGTGAGCCTGACTCCTGAGTCTG GATTCCAGAGGTGGAAAGATGAACCTTGTCAGAAGAAGAACCTCTACCTCTGCAAGTTCAGAGCTTAA